The sequence GCGAGCCCACAAGATCGGAGCACGGTTCTCGATCCGTTCCGCGCATGATCGCGGAACACGCATCCTCGTCAATCTCCCATAACAGGAGGACTATGCGAACGGTACAACCTCACCCGGTCCGGTTGCTCCTCGTCGATGACCATGAAGTGGTGCGCGTCGGGCTGCGAACGCTGCTCGTACAACATGACCATGTCACCGTGGTGGGAGAAGCCGACAGCGTGGCTGGAGCCATTCTCAGCGCCGCACGGCTGAAACCCGACGTCATCCTCATGGATGTGCGTCTGCCGGATGGCTCCGGTGTGGACGCCTGCCGGGACATCCTGGCCGCCAACCCCGCAATCCGTGTGATCTTTCTTACCTCCTATGCCGATGACGACTCGGTCCTTGCCGCGGTGCTGGCCGGAGCGCACGGATATGTTCTCAAGGAAATCGATTCCGCCGCCTTGCTCCGAGCTGTACACACCGTTGCCCAAGGCCATTCCATATTGGACCCTCACGTGACCGAACGCGCCTTGAGCTGGATCCGGGGCCTTGGCACAACTCCGCAGGCCCCAGGTACGGACCCTCTCTCTACTCAAGAAGAACGCGTGTTAGCGTTAGTTGCGGAAGGGCAGACGAATAAGGAAATCGCAACGGCTCTCAATCTCAGTGACAAAACGGTGAAGAACTACCTGTCTAACATCTTTCAGAAATTGCGGATCACCCGGCGGGCTCAAGCCGCCGCATTCTTTATCAAACGGCAACCGTAGACAGAGACAGACGGCCCTAGACCAATCCGTCCCAAAATCCTTTCCAAGCCGCTCAATCGCTCTAGTAACAAGACGTTGCCATGCACTAAGCTTGGGCCATTGAGGCGGGATGTTCCATGATCTAAGGTCGGCTCTTCCTTGCACGAGATGACATACGGATGGAAGCGCTTGCTCGCATTAGCACGTGATGCTAGAGTTGCCGGGGCGCTCATCAACCGGCTGCATGGGCTTGCAAGAGTCTTCCCCCCACCCCAGCCGCACGGTTGCTAGGGCCTTCTTATTAGAGGTACTCCATGCCATCTGTCCTAGTCGTTGATGACGAAGATCAGATCCGCCAGTTGATCCGAGAAACCTTGGAGCAGGCCGGGTATGAGGTTCAAGAGGCCCGTGATGGGAAAGAAGGCCTGGAACGATACCGGGCCAAACCGGCCGACCTCGTGATCATGGACATCTTGATGCCGGACCAAGACGGACTGGAAAGTATCATGACGCTTCGGCGTGAGTTTCCTGCCTCCCGCGTCATTGCCATCACGGGTGGCACCGACATGATCGGCATCTTGAATTTCCTCGATGTCGCCAAAATGCTCGGCGCGCGCAGAACCCTTCAAAAACCATTCGACATGCAGACGTTGCTGGAGGCCGCGCGGGCCGAGCTCGCCCGGTAAGTTCGCTCCCGGCAGCCACGACCGCCTCACCCCTCATTGACTTCGGATCGTACAGCCGTCACACTGCCTCCCCGCCATGCCACTGACCTCGCAGAACCTCATCCAGCTCAACATCGGCCTCGGCACGCTTGTCGTGGCCGCAGGATTTTGGCTGCTCTGGGGCGCCGTGCCAACGGCGGTCATGGTCGGATGGACCCTGCTCGTTGCGGGTTTTCTCTTGTGGAAAGGCCGGACGATCACGAAAATCTGGGCCTGGTCCACGCTGCTTGTCGGACTGGAGAGCTTCGCCTGGCCGCTCAATCTGATGGTGCAGCTCAAGTCGGCCACGACCACGCCATCGGACGAAGAGATGGGAACCGTCCTCTCCGCCGTCGTCTTGGGACTCTTCGCCGCGGTGTTCTGGATTTCCTTTTCCTATGGCCTCTTCAAGCGCGCGTGGGCCGCATCGACACCGGTTCCTCCCACCACCCCGCCCACGCCCGTGAAACCACCCCGCCCCAAAAAGCGCTAGACTTACGCCATTTCGAGAGGATCCACGTCCACGCTGAACTTCACATTTCTGCGGGGATAGGCAGGCTCGACCATTTCCAGAGCCTGTTGCACCACCAGACGAATCGCGGCACGATCGTGTCCCTTGACCATGATGTGTGACCGCACTTGTCCTTTCGGACCCATCCCGACAGCCGGCACCGGACCGAGAATGCCGATGCCCTCAGATGACGGAGCGAGGAGAGACCCGGCGGGGGAAGATATCCCCTTTCGATGAACCGCCGTGACAGAGGCCGCCGCAGCACCGTGTAACTGCTTCACCCACTGTTGCGCAGCTTGCCCGACCAGCACACGATCCTTGCCGGACACCGCCAGGTGAATCAAGTGCACAGCCGGCGGATACCCAAGCAGTTGGCGGGCCCGCAGCTCCTCATCATAAAACCGGGCCGGATCATGGAGGGCGATGGCCTGCATGACATGATGGTTCGGCAGAGCGGTTTGGAGCACCACGCGCCCTCCGGTTGCAGCCGGACATCCCAAACTCGCCGCGTCAACCAGCAATTGGTAGGTGCGCTCAGCCGCTCGAAAGTCCGGCACGTGCAACCCGGAATCGGCCTGCACAATCCCGACAAGACCAACGGGAGCGATCGGCTCACGCTGAAACAAGACCTGCGTCCCGATGAGAATATCCCACTCCCCCGAGTACACCTGCCGCCACGATCCTCTCGCGGCCCCGGCCCCCTGCGAAACGTCTCCTTCCACCCGCACCAGACGGGCGTCTGGAAAGAGCCGGCGAACCTCCAGCTCCACCCGCTCCGTTCCCTCGCCAACCGGACTGAGACGTGACGAGCCGCAGGTCGGACAGATGTCGGGGGGAGACAGGCCGACACCGCAATATCGGCAGGTGAGCCGCCCTTTGTCTCGGTAATAGGGAAGCGCCACGGCACAGGAGGCACAGCGGGGAACCCACCCGCATTCCCGACAGACCAGCGCCCCAGCGTAGCCCTTTCGATTCAAGAACAAGATGGCCCGCTCATGCCGCTGCAGCGTCTCGCGCAACGCGGCCACTAAGCGGCCACTGAATGGCGAACCTGAAAAGTCCTGAGACAGATCGACCAATTCGACGATCGGAGCCTGCTCAGGGCGAAACGGCTGCGTCCGTCGCTCAACGTCCGCCACCGTCATGGACTCCAAGGAAGGATGGGACGATCCCATGACCAGCGGCACCTGATGCTGTTGCGCCCGCAACCACGCGACCTCGCGCGCATGATACCGCGGCTCCTGCGGTTCCTTGAGCGCCGCGTCATCTTCACCCTCTATCCATATCAACCCGATCTTGTGCAACGTGAGGAAAATGGCCGAACGGGTCCCGACCACGAGCTGAGGCGACTCCTTCGATTCCGTGGGGCTCACAGGATTCTGAACCCGGCCATGATGCACGATCACTGGCAGGTCCATGATGCCCTGCAGAACCTTCGCCAGCCATTCAGCCTTCGCCACCTCCCCGACAATCACCAAAACCGACCGGCCGGCGGCCAACACCTGTCTGGCGGCACTGGCCAACAAGGCAATCCGATAATTCGTGTCACCATGAAACAAGACTTTCATGGCGCGAGAGGCCTGCAGAACGTTTGTAAGACATTGTCCAGCCTCTCGATCTATTTCCGGAGACAGCGGCAAACGGATGGGCGCAGGATGCTGTGCCACCGATGCTTTGCGGGCCGGAGCCTGCTTCCGCGGAGCGCCACCCGTGCTGCGTATGACCCACTGCTGGGCTTGGAGCCGTTGCAGAGTGCCGCGCGGGACTTCCTTGGCAGCCATTTGAGTGGTCGCCGCCGATAACCCGCCGGTTCGCCGGGCAATACGGGTGAGAAGCGGCCGCATTTCCTCGGGACAGCGCCCCCCTTCAAGTGCGCTCCGTCCCTCCTGAGTAGCCATGAAACGGATCGGTGGAGGCTTCGAGAGCGGTTCCGCAGGCAACACCAACCGCAAACATTGCCCCCATGGGGCAAGATATTCATCCGCCACTCGTTTTGACAATGCGAATAGCTCCGGGGAAATCCCCGAAAGCTGCGCCCCTTCGACAACGGAAACAATCGGTTTGAGCCGAGAGACACTCATGCCCGTTGGCGGCTGGCCGCTCAGCCTTACAACCGCCCCCTGCAGCATTGTCCGGCCGAACGGCACGCTGACGCACTGACCGACCGCGATCCGATTTGCCAGAACGGGAGGAACGAGATAGGTAAAGGCCTTTGCGATATGCCGCGGCACGATTACATCGGCAAAGAGTTGCGGAGCTGCAGACGCGTGGGACGGGGGAGGCATAGGAGGCATATCGGTGTGTTGCATACAGCATTGTAGCAGCGCAGGAAAAGACAGGACAATGAACGAAAGCCGCTTGCGTGAATCCTGAACAGGGAGAGGACAGAGCATCCAGGATGCCATCAGGAGACATCCTGGACGCTCACGGGAAGAGTCTGACTAGAGTGCTGGAGCAGAAGGCTTGGTCGAATCCTGTGCGGGAGGATCCGGCATGGTCTCCCCTGCCGAAGCAGGAAGACTGGGAGTTCCAGGCGCATCGGCCTGAGGAAGCGCTTCTTGCCCCGATGGCACTGAAGTGCCCGGAGTGGCGCGAGGCCCTTCTTGACCAGCGCCCGCATCCACCGAACCGGCTCCACGAGCGTTCAGCTGTGACGAATCAGTTTCCATCTGGCCCGGGACCTCTGCCTGAGAGGTTTTGGGTTCGGCCGATGCCGGCGCATAGAGCACCACCTCAACTCGGCGGTTGCTGGTGCGACCTTCTTCCGTCGCATTGGTCGCAGCCGGCCGGCTATCGCCATAGCCCATGGAAGACAACCGGCTGGAGTCCACCCCGCCTTTTTCCACCAGGTATCGCACGACGCCATTCGCACGAGCCTTTGATAATTCCCAGTTACTCGGGTAGCGGGACTTCAGTGAAGGCCCGATTTCCCTATTGTCGGAATGACCTTCCACGCGAATCATTCGTCCATCGCCGCTGGACTGCAGATACTCGATCAACTGATCAAGGACTTTGTACCCCTCGGGTCGGATCGCAGCCTCGCCCGACTCATACCGCAACAGATTTGCCACGTCTGCAAGGTTCAGGCGGCTCGCGCCCGCGGCATCCTGCACTTTCAAACTCCGTGCAACCGCGTCAGACGGAATGACCGACGCGACACTTTTTTCAGACGTCCCGCGCTTCGGCTGGGGCACAATCGGAGCAGGGGAGAGCTCAGCTGGTTGCGCAACCGGCGCCGAATGTCCCACCAGCTTATATCGATCTCCCACCATGATCCTCGTCGTCGACTTCGTAATCTGGGCCGTCGCCGTCTGGTCTTCCGTTGAGATGATCCTGATCTGCCCAACCTTGCGAGAGGGAATCCCCAATCCCTTGCGATAGATATCCAAGAGATCTCCCTGCCTCAGACCATCCGCTTGCCCCCGATCGAGATACACAACATTCCGCTGAGCCACGAGAGTCACCGGTGGATCCGCTTGCAGACTGACGATCATGCCGCCGATATCTCCTCGATCACCAATGGAACTGGTCCCGCTCGCCGCCACAGGGGGAGCAAACCGGTACACCGGATCGCCAGGAGCAAAGGCTCCGTAACTGCGAACGACCTCCACGGTCGTCAAGGCATCATCCACCTGAGCCACCCGCACCACCGCCAGCCGCAGGGTGATGAATCCAAGGTATTCGCGCGTGACCGGATGAAACACCTTGCGGACCCGTCGATAGACCGTGAATAAGTCGCCTGCCGCAACGTCATGAGGGTTGTCCAACTTGAGATAGACAGAATCTCCCGCACCGATAACGGTCCGAGCTCCTGAAGCTTGATTGTCGCCGGTGATCAGATTCACCAGCCCATCGCGGGGCGTCACTTTCTGAATAGAGCCGGCTGCATAAGCCAGTGCGGCCTCACCGAGCCGAACCGACTCAGTCTCTTGCGTTTGAGCCATCACTCCGTCTGGCAGAAGGCTGCCCCACGACAAGAGCACAGCTAGAACGATTCGTATCATGTTTTTCATGGGTTTAGTCCTTCTGTTGAGACAAGTAGCTCTTCGCAAACCATAGCAAAGGGTCGTGTATTGTCAAGAATAATGGCAGAACCCCACCGTGCATTTGACGGCGGATTTCTCGGGGTGGTACCGTGTCACGAAATATTACAATATCCTGCTCGCGAATCATGGTTGGTTCACATGACAACACCACGACCAGCCGACTCTCCCCGCTCTTCCCCGCAACCGAGGATTGAAACCCAAATTCATCGGCGGCGAAAAGCAAAAGCCTTGTCGCCGTTAGAATCAGAATGGGACGACTCCCAGCAGAATCCACCAGCCCATCTCCGCATACCACGCTCCCAAAAACTCCCCCAAGATCCTCAAACCTGACGAAACACACCACCCTGGATGCCGCAATACGGATTTCATTCGGTCATACGGCAATTTAACGACCGTGAAACGGTCAGTGCTAACAGTCTGTAAAATAAATACAATTCATCATTTTTCTCTCCAGTCCCTGTAGGCACGGAAACCTAGGGCTTTCGGGTCGGTATTTGTAGGTCCTTTGTCCGCTTGCTATCCCAAAGACCACGGCACTAAGATCTCCCCTCTTCTTTCTAGGTCAACAGCTTGTGAGACGAGAACGATGACCGGTTTTGACCTGCTCCTCGAGTATTTAACTCGATATTTCCCGATTCTGCTCTTCGTCTTTATCGCGCTCGCGTTCGGGGTAGTGACACTGGTGATCAGCTATTTTGTCCAACCTAAATATCCAGAACCGGAGAAACTGTCGACCTATGAATGCGGATCCGAACCATTCTCGGATGCTCGGATGCCGTTTCCCGTTCGGTACTATATCTTTGCGATGTTGTTCGTTATTTTCGATATTGAAGTCATTTTTCTCTATCCCTGGGCTGTCGTGTTCGAAAAGCTCGGGATTATCGGGCTTGTTGAGATGCTGATTTTTATCGCTTTATTTCTCGTGGCTTATGTCTATGCGTGGAGGAAGGGGGCGCTTGAATGGGACTGATCCAGCTAGGACGACCGGACAAGGACGGCTCCCCCGACGTCATCACGACCACCGTGGAAAAGGCGGTGAACTGGGCGCGCAAAGGGTCGCTCTGGCCCATGACCTTCGGCTTGGCCTGCTGCGCGATTGAAATGATTGCCGCCGTGTCGTCGCGCTACGACATGGACCGATACGGGGCCGGTGTGTTTCGTGCCTCCCCCCGGCAGTCCGATCTCATGATTGTCGCCGGGACCGTCTGCCGCCGAATGGCGCCCGTGATCCGTAAGATCTACGACCAGATGCCCGAGCCTAAATATGTCATCGCCATGGGATCTTGTGCGACATCAGGGAACATTTACGACAGTTATAGCGTAGTGCAGGGAGTCGACCGGTTCATCCCTGTCGATATTTATGTGCCAGGATGCCCTCCCACACCTGAAGCGCTGTTCGACGGCATCTTGAAACTGCAAGAGCGGATTATGCAAAAGCGAGTGTTTGTAAAGCAGCCGGACCAGGTCAAAGAAAGCCTGAAGGTATAGTTCGTCACCATGCATCTCTTGGCTCAGCGAGTACAGGATACGTTTCCCGCTGGATTTGTCTCCGCCAATGAATGGCGCGGGGATGTGTCTGTAACCGTGACCCGAGCCACCGCACATGAGGTGGCCCGCTTCCTTCACGACGATCCGGGAATGGACTTCGACTACATTGTGCACGTAAGTTCTGTCGATTGGCCGGACGATGAAGAACGCTTTGAAGTCGTATGGGAGTTCTATTCCATTCGCAAACGGCAACGAATCCGGCTCAAAGTGCGCGTGCCGGAATCGGATTGCATCGTGGACTCCTTGACCGATCTCTGGAAAGGCGCCGACTTCATGGAGCGCGAGGTCTACGACATGATGGGCATCCGCTTCCGCAATCATCCCGATTTGCGGCGGATCCTCATGCCGGACGATTACACCGAAGGCTACCCCCTTCGGAAAGACTTCCCGCTGCGCGGCAAGGGCTGGCGGGACACGTTCGATTTTCTTGACGAAATTCCGCGGTAGGAATCACGCAAGCGATGGCATTCGAAGACCAGAGAACGACCGTTTATAAAGTCGATCCGGAGCATCCGGAGAGCGAAACGCTCCCGACGCTGCGAACGGAAGAGCTGCTGCTCAACATGGGGCCGCAGCATCCCAGCACCCACGGCGTGCTCAAAGTCATCTTGGAGCTCGAAGGTGAGCGCCTCGTCAAATCGACCCCGGTGATGGGCTATCTCCATCGCGGCGTCGAGAAGCTGGCCGAGGAAGGCACCTACCATCAATTTATTCCGCATACAGACCGGCTCGACTACGTCTGCGCGATGTACAACAACTTCGCCTATTGCCGCGCCGTGGAAAAGCTGATGAATCTGCAAGTTCCGGAACGGGCGGAATACCTCCGCACGATCGTGGCAGAAATCCAGCGCATCATCGGCCATCAATTCTGGCTCGGCACCCAGGCACTCGACATCGGCGCCATGACCGTCTTTTTCTATTGTTTCCGGGACCGTGAAATTTTGCTCGACTGGTTCGACGAACTCTGCGGCGCGCGGTTGACCACCAGCTGGTACCGGATCGGCGGAGTCGAGCGGGACTTCACCCCCTCGTTGCTTGGCAAGTTGAAGCAGTTCCTCGATTATTTCCCACCCAAGATCGACGAATACATCGTCTTCCTGGAAAAGAATCGCATCTGGGTCGCGCGCACCAAAGGTGTCGGAGTCATTTCCGCAGAGGACGCCGTCAGCTTCGGCTTGAGCGGTCCGACCCTGCGCGGCTCGGGTGTGGATTACGACCTGCGCAAATACGAACCCTATTCCGCCTATCCGAAATGCGAGTTCAGTGTTCCCGTCGGCAAGAACGGCGACACCTACGATCGCTATTGGATCCGGGTCATGGAAATGTACGAGAGCGTGAAGATCATTCGCCAGTGCCTTGAGCAGATGCAGGAAGGCCCGATCATGGCGGATGTGCCCAGCGTGACCCTGCCTCCAAAGGAACGGGTCTTCACGAATCTCGAGGCCATGATTCAGCAGTTCAAACTGTTCTCCCAGGGGTTTAACGCCCCTCCGGGGGAAATCTACTGCGGAACCGAGGCGCATAAAGGCGAGCTGGGGTTCCATATTGTCAGCACGGGCGGGGGGAAACCCTATCGCCTGAAAATCCGCGCCCCGTCGTTCATTCACATGGGCGCATTTGATTATATGTCGCGCGGCTACATGATCGCCGACGCCATCACGCTGTTCGGCACCTACGATATCGTGATGGGCGAGTGCGATCGGTAGGATAGGGATATAAGGATCGGGACCATGGGCTTGAAGCCAGCTACAAATCCGGATGTCGAAGCGGCGTCCATTGAGTTGACCATCGACGGCAAGACGGTCTCCGCGAAAGACGGCGTCTCGCTCTATGACGTCATTTCCAGCACGGGCAAGATCATCCCGGCCATGTGCTACCACTATACCTTCGACCCCTTCGGCTCCTGCGGCATGTGCCTCGTCATGCAGGAAGGCAAGAAGGCCCCGGTCCGCTCCTGCACCGCGAAAGCCACCGCCGGCATGATCATCAGGACGGAAGGCGAAGACCTCTTCCTGGCCCGCAAGAAGGCGGTCGAGAAACATCTGTCCGTCCATCCGCTGGACTGCCCGGTCTGCGATGCCGACGGCCACTGCGAACTGCAGGATATGGCCTTCCAGCATGGCGTCACAAATTTGGCCAATGCCAAACAGAAGTTCATTCCGGAAGACACCCGCAGTATCGTCCTCGACTTCAATATGAACCGCTGCATCGCCTGCGCCGAGTGCATCAACGTCTGCAAGGACGTGCTCATGATCGATGCGTTGCAGTTCATGAAAAAGGGCGGGTTCAACCAAGTCGTCGCCAAAGGCGATCTCCCCCTGTCCTGCGAATTTTGCGGCGATTGTTTGGCTGTCTGCCCAGTGGGCGCCATTACGAACAAGTATTCCAAGTATCTCTACAAGCCCTGGCAGATGAAGAAGACGACGAGCACCTGCAATTACTGCGGTGACGGCTGCCAGCTCTACCTGGAGACCAAAGACTCCGAGGTCATTCGTGTGACGTCGCCCTTGTCCTGGAAAAACAAATGGGGCGATCGATCGGAAACAGCGAAGGGGCACGGCGGGCTCTGCGTGCGCGGCCGCTTCGGCTTCGAATACCTCGACGGAAAGAGCCGCCTTACCCAGCCGCTCGTGCGTGAGAACAACCAACTCGTGCCGAAGCCCTGGCTCGAGACCATGCACCAGGTCGTGGATCGGTTCGCCGCGATCAAGGAACAGCACGGCAGCGACGCCATTGCCGGACTGATCACGGCCCGCTGCACGAACGAAGAACTCTATTTGTTCCAAAAACTCATGCGCTCCGTCATCGGGACCAATCAACTGGACAGCAGCGCGCGCTATGGGCACATAAATTTTGTCCATGCGTCACGGCATGCCCTGGGCTTCGGGCGGACCCCGAACGATTGGGAAGATCTCACGAAGGCCAAGGCCATTTTGCTGATCGGCTCGAACCTCACGGAGACAAACCCGCTGACCGCCGTCCGAGTGAAAGAGGCCGTCCGGGTGTATAACGCCCAAGTGGTGGTGCTCGACTCAGCCGTCACGAACATCGCCAAGCTGGCGTCACATCCCTTCCTGATTAAGCCAGGGACAGAAAGCCTGGTAATCGACGGATTGGTGAAGGCCACGATCGAGCAGGATCTGGTTGACGAAGCCGCGGTCGGTAAGCACCCCCAATCGTTTGAGGCCTTGAAGGCCGCCGTCGCGGGCTTGTCGCTCGATCAACTGGCTGCCCAAACCGGTATTTCCGCAGAAGCCTATCGGGAAATCGCCGCCATCATAGCGGAAGCGCCCCGCTCGATCATGCTCTGCGCCGAAGGTATCGTGCGCCGCCCGGATGGCTACCAGAATGTGCTGAAATTGATCGATCTGGCCTGGATTACCGGCAAGCTCGGCAAGGCCGGTTGTGGCGTGAATACGGTCACCGAAGAGCCGAACGAGCAAGGCGCTGTCGATATGGGGGTCGCGCCTGAATTCCTTCCAGGGCAGGCCCGCTATGACGATGCGGCCGCACGTGAGCGATTCGGCAAAACCTGGGATGCGCCCCTCCCCGCCAAAGGCGGCGCCAACCTCATTGAAATCCTAAAGCGCTGCAAGAGCGGGCAGATCAAGGCCTTATATGTGCTTGGTGAAAACCCCTTGGCCACACTGCCGGCCTCGATGGAGATCAGGCAGGCGCTTGAAAAACTCGACCTGCTCGTGGTGCAAGATCCTTTCTTGACCGATACCGGACGCCTCGCGCACTTTGTCCTCCCGGCCTGCACCTATGCCGAAAAGGACGGGACGTTTACCAATCTCGAAGGCCGTGTTCTCCGCGTCCGCCAAGCGATGGACCCGATCGGCGAAAGTCTTCCTGACTGGCACATCATGACGGCTCTGGCCAATGCCTTGGGCGCGCAATGGCCCTATGAATCGGCCAACGACATTCAATCCGAAATCATGAAGCTGCTCCCGGGATACTACAATCTCGGCCAGCCGCGCAAAGTGACGCCGGAACCGGATGCGTATCTCGCCAACGGCTACGCGGCCGAGGTCACGGCCCGCTACCGAGCCGTGCAAGCCGTTAGCGATTCGAAGCGGTCCTTCGCCTTGGTGATGGGGCAGCAACTCACGCATTCCGGCAAGATGTCCACTGAGGCGCCCGGTCTGATCAAGATCGCGCCGAACACGGGCAAGCTGCGGATGAATCTGCAAGATATGGAACTGCTGGGGCTTCAGGACGGTTCAAAAGTGCGCGTGACATCGGAACGGGGATCGCTCCAACTGGGTGTGCAAGCGGACGCCTCGCTCGCGCCGAATACCTGTTTCTTCCCGGAGCATTTCAACGAGCCGCCGGTCAAGGATTTGATGGCGGTGCACGTGGACGCGACGACCGGCGTCCCGTCATTCAAGCATGCATGGGTCAGTATCGAACGAGCCTAGGGATCGCCGGATGATTCCGAAAGGCAGGAGCCTACGATGAGCGTCGCCGCACTGACAAAGAAGATTCTGCATGCCGCCTTGTTCTATGAGATTTGGGACGCCATGAAGGTGACGTTTCGCCATATGTTCCATAAACCGATCACGTTTCAGTATCCTCGG comes from Nitrospira sp. and encodes:
- a CDS encoding response regulator transcription factor, which gives rise to MRTVQPHPVRLLLVDDHEVVRVGLRTLLVQHDHVTVVGEADSVAGAILSAARLKPDVILMDVRLPDGSGVDACRDILAANPAIRVIFLTSYADDDSVLAAVLAGAHGYVLKEIDSAALLRAVHTVAQGHSILDPHVTERALSWIRGLGTTPQAPGTDPLSTQEERVLALVAEGQTNKEIATALNLSDKTVKNYLSNIFQKLRITRRAQAAAFFIKRQP
- a CDS encoding NADH-quinone oxidoreductase subunit B family protein; translated protein: MGLIQLGRPDKDGSPDVITTTVEKAVNWARKGSLWPMTFGLACCAIEMIAAVSSRYDMDRYGAGVFRASPRQSDLMIVAGTVCRRMAPVIRKIYDQMPEPKYVIAMGSCATSGNIYDSYSVVQGVDRFIPVDIYVPGCPPTPEALFDGILKLQERIMQKRVFVKQPDQVKESLKV
- a CDS encoding NADH-quinone oxidoreductase subunit C, whose product is MHLLAQRVQDTFPAGFVSANEWRGDVSVTVTRATAHEVARFLHDDPGMDFDYIVHVSSVDWPDDEERFEVVWEFYSIRKRQRIRLKVRVPESDCIVDSLTDLWKGADFMEREVYDMMGIRFRNHPDLRRILMPDDYTEGYPLRKDFPLRGKGWRDTFDFLDEIPR
- the ndhC gene encoding NADH-quinone oxidoreductase subunit A, whose protein sequence is MTGFDLLLEYLTRYFPILLFVFIALAFGVVTLVISYFVQPKYPEPEKLSTYECGSEPFSDARMPFPVRYYIFAMLFVIFDIEVIFLYPWAVVFEKLGIIGLVEMLIFIALFLVAYVYAWRKGALEWD
- a CDS encoding response regulator, producing MPSVLVVDDEDQIRQLIRETLEQAGYEVQEARDGKEGLERYRAKPADLVIMDILMPDQDGLESIMTLRREFPASRVIAITGGTDMIGILNFLDVAKMLGARRTLQKPFDMQTLLEAARAELAR
- a CDS encoding molybdopterin-dependent oxidoreductase; amino-acid sequence: MGLKPATNPDVEAASIELTIDGKTVSAKDGVSLYDVISSTGKIIPAMCYHYTFDPFGSCGMCLVMQEGKKAPVRSCTAKATAGMIIRTEGEDLFLARKKAVEKHLSVHPLDCPVCDADGHCELQDMAFQHGVTNLANAKQKFIPEDTRSIVLDFNMNRCIACAECINVCKDVLMIDALQFMKKGGFNQVVAKGDLPLSCEFCGDCLAVCPVGAITNKYSKYLYKPWQMKKTTSTCNYCGDGCQLYLETKDSEVIRVTSPLSWKNKWGDRSETAKGHGGLCVRGRFGFEYLDGKSRLTQPLVRENNQLVPKPWLETMHQVVDRFAAIKEQHGSDAIAGLITARCTNEELYLFQKLMRSVIGTNQLDSSARYGHINFVHASRHALGFGRTPNDWEDLTKAKAILLIGSNLTETNPLTAVRVKEAVRVYNAQVVVLDSAVTNIAKLASHPFLIKPGTESLVIDGLVKATIEQDLVDEAAVGKHPQSFEALKAAVAGLSLDQLAAQTGISAEAYREIAAIIAEAPRSIMLCAEGIVRRPDGYQNVLKLIDLAWITGKLGKAGCGVNTVTEEPNEQGAVDMGVAPEFLPGQARYDDAAARERFGKTWDAPLPAKGGANLIEILKRCKSGQIKALYVLGENPLATLPASMEIRQALEKLDLLVVQDPFLTDTGRLAHFVLPACTYAEKDGTFTNLEGRVLRVRQAMDPIGESLPDWHIMTALANALGAQWPYESANDIQSEIMKLLPGYYNLGQPRKVTPEPDAYLANGYAAEVTARYRAVQAVSDSKRSFALVMGQQLTHSGKMSTEAPGLIKIAPNTGKLRMNLQDMELLGLQDGSKVRVTSERGSLQLGVQADASLAPNTCFFPEHFNEPPVKDLMAVHVDATTGVPSFKHAWVSIERA
- the priA gene encoding primosomal protein N' translates to MATQEGRSALEGGRCPEEMRPLLTRIARRTGGLSAATTQMAAKEVPRGTLQRLQAQQWVIRSTGGAPRKQAPARKASVAQHPAPIRLPLSPEIDREAGQCLTNVLQASRAMKVLFHGDTNYRIALLASAARQVLAAGRSVLVIVGEVAKAEWLAKVLQGIMDLPVIVHHGRVQNPVSPTESKESPQLVVGTRSAIFLTLHKIGLIWIEGEDDAALKEPQEPRYHAREVAWLRAQQHQVPLVMGSSHPSLESMTVADVERRTQPFRPEQAPIVELVDLSQDFSGSPFSGRLVAALRETLQRHERAILFLNRKGYAGALVCRECGWVPRCASCAVALPYYRDKGRLTCRYCGVGLSPPDICPTCGSSRLSPVGEGTERVELEVRRLFPDARLVRVEGDVSQGAGAARGSWRQVYSGEWDILIGTQVLFQREPIAPVGLVGIVQADSGLHVPDFRAAERTYQLLVDAASLGCPAATGGRVVLQTALPNHHVMQAIALHDPARFYDEELRARQLLGYPPAVHLIHLAVSGKDRVLVGQAAQQWVKQLHGAAAASVTAVHRKGISSPAGSLLAPSSEGIGILGPVPAVGMGPKGQVRSHIMVKGHDRAAIRLVVQQALEMVEPAYPRRNVKFSVDVDPLEMA
- a CDS encoding OmpA family protein, giving the protein MKNMIRIVLAVLLSWGSLLPDGVMAQTQETESVRLGEAALAYAAGSIQKVTPRDGLVNLITGDNQASGARTVIGAGDSVYLKLDNPHDVAAGDLFTVYRRVRKVFHPVTREYLGFITLRLAVVRVAQVDDALTTVEVVRSYGAFAPGDPVYRFAPPVAASGTSSIGDRGDIGGMIVSLQADPPVTLVAQRNVVYLDRGQADGLRQGDLLDIYRKGLGIPSRKVGQIRIISTEDQTATAQITKSTTRIMVGDRYKLVGHSAPVAQPAELSPAPIVPQPKRGTSEKSVASVIPSDAVARSLKVQDAAGASRLNLADVANLLRYESGEAAIRPEGYKVLDQLIEYLQSSGDGRMIRVEGHSDNREIGPSLKSRYPSNWELSKARANGVVRYLVEKGGVDSSRLSSMGYGDSRPAATNATEEGRTSNRRVEVVLYAPASAEPKTSQAEVPGQMETDSSQLNARGAGSVDAGAGQEGPRATPGTSVPSGQEALPQADAPGTPSLPASAGETMPDPPAQDSTKPSAPAL
- the nuoD gene encoding NADH dehydrogenase (quinone) subunit D encodes the protein MAFEDQRTTVYKVDPEHPESETLPTLRTEELLLNMGPQHPSTHGVLKVILELEGERLVKSTPVMGYLHRGVEKLAEEGTYHQFIPHTDRLDYVCAMYNNFAYCRAVEKLMNLQVPERAEYLRTIVAEIQRIIGHQFWLGTQALDIGAMTVFFYCFRDREILLDWFDELCGARLTTSWYRIGGVERDFTPSLLGKLKQFLDYFPPKIDEYIVFLEKNRIWVARTKGVGVISAEDAVSFGLSGPTLRGSGVDYDLRKYEPYSAYPKCEFSVPVGKNGDTYDRYWIRVMEMYESVKIIRQCLEQMQEGPIMADVPSVTLPPKERVFTNLEAMIQQFKLFSQGFNAPPGEIYCGTEAHKGELGFHIVSTGGGKPYRLKIRAPSFIHMGAFDYMSRGYMIADAITLFGTYDIVMGECDR